In a genomic window of Pseudodesulfovibrio sp. JC047:
- a CDS encoding cytidine/deoxycytidylate deaminase family protein, with product MPNRLPWPEYFMRIAHLVAQRSTCIRRAVGAIAVRDKRILATGYNGVPTNIPHCEDVGCLRDKLGIPSGERHELCRGLHAEQNVIIQAATHSVDLKGCDIYCTTKPCILCTKMLINCEVQNIYFAENYPDELSEEMLTEAGVNYVFMEGEFI from the coding sequence ATGCCAAACCGATTACCCTGGCCCGAATATTTCATGCGCATTGCCCACCTGGTGGCCCAGCGCTCCACCTGTATCCGCCGCGCTGTCGGGGCCATCGCCGTCCGCGACAAACGTATTCTGGCGACAGGATACAACGGCGTTCCCACCAACATCCCACACTGCGAAGATGTCGGCTGCCTCCGCGACAAACTGGGGATTCCCTCTGGAGAACGGCATGAACTCTGCCGAGGCCTTCACGCCGAACAAAACGTCATCATCCAGGCAGCCACACATAGTGTCGACCTCAAGGGATGCGACATCTATTGCACGACAAAACCCTGCATTCTCTGTACAAAAATGCTTATTAACTGCGAAGTGCAGAACATCTACTTTGCAGAGAACTACCCAGACGAACTGTCCGAAGAAATGCTGACCGAAGCAGGAGTGAACTATGTGTTCATGGAAGGCGAATTCATCTAA
- the ribD gene encoding bifunctional diaminohydroxyphosphoribosylaminopyrimidine deaminase/5-amino-6-(5-phosphoribosylamino)uracil reductase RibD: MCSWKANSSNDERFMAEAIRLATQGRGATAPNPCVGAVLVDDGRIVARGWHTRCGQLHAERECLANARELGIDPTGMTMFVTLEPCNHHGKTPPCTDAIIEAGIAKVCVGTRDPNPVAAGGVEKLKHHGIQVTVGILEQQCTDLIADFLLWQRSHSPFNIVKMAATLDGKIASRERKPEPVSSPESFARVHALRGMVGAVVVGGTTFYADNPSLTCRLDTLPDDFIQPFGVVVTSRLPEDPASHTLLRDRPEQAIFMTTESAARSTAADRLRSRGSSVWPLPGSPGNLTLAYGFERLRYEKGCHYTLCEGGGTFAMTLIEQGLADELIHFVTPRILGDNLAPAAYSGRASVSMADAVNFRIINTEMTGTDIMLTMRHA, encoded by the coding sequence ATGTGTTCATGGAAGGCGAATTCATCTAACGACGAACGTTTCATGGCCGAAGCCATTAGACTGGCCACGCAAGGACGAGGTGCGACCGCGCCCAATCCCTGCGTCGGCGCGGTCCTCGTTGACGACGGGCGTATCGTTGCTCGTGGATGGCACACCAGATGTGGACAGCTCCATGCCGAACGGGAATGTCTGGCCAATGCCCGGGAACTCGGCATTGACCCGACCGGGATGACCATGTTTGTCACGCTCGAACCGTGCAACCATCACGGAAAAACACCGCCATGCACCGACGCCATCATCGAGGCCGGTATCGCCAAAGTCTGCGTCGGGACCCGCGACCCCAACCCTGTTGCCGCCGGTGGTGTCGAAAAGCTGAAGCACCACGGCATCCAAGTGACTGTCGGTATTCTCGAACAGCAATGCACCGACCTCATTGCCGATTTTCTCCTGTGGCAACGCTCCCACTCGCCATTCAACATCGTCAAGATGGCCGCCACACTGGATGGCAAAATCGCTTCCCGTGAACGAAAACCAGAACCTGTTTCCAGCCCGGAATCTTTTGCTCGGGTCCATGCTCTTCGTGGAATGGTCGGTGCCGTCGTTGTCGGGGGAACCACTTTTTACGCCGATAATCCCAGCCTGACCTGTCGTCTTGACACCCTGCCCGACGATTTCATTCAGCCCTTTGGCGTGGTAGTGACCTCTCGACTGCCGGAAGACCCGGCGTCACACACCCTGCTCAGGGACCGCCCAGAACAGGCTATCTTCATGACCACAGAATCAGCGGCCCGAAGCACAGCCGCCGACCGACTCCGCAGCCGGGGTTCCTCGGTCTGGCCCCTGCCCGGCTCCCCCGGCAACCTGACACTTGCCTACGGCTTCGAACGACTCCGGTACGAAAAAGGATGTCACTACACCCTGTGCGAAGGCGGTGGTACATTCGCCATGACCCTTATCGAACAAGGGCTGGCTGATGAACTCATTCATTTTGTCACCCCCCGCATACTTGGTGACAATCTCGCCCCCGCCGCCTACTCCGGTCGGGCCTCCGTCTCCATGGCGGACGCTGTCAACTTCCGCATCATCAACACGGAAATGACCGGAACAGACATCATGCTGACCATGCGCCACGCATAA
- a CDS encoding CBS domain-containing protein, with protein sequence MYVGLKMLRDFVKTTPQTLVKDAQKQLEESKLWMALVVDEDGKLLGYVRKEDISAAMPSIVTSLEKHEINYLMSQLTIEQIYRTDIKTVAPETEIEGAADMMYEMNLAGLAVVDDAGNLIGYINRNVMLDVLAEEMGYREGGSRLTIEVEDRSGVLYEVAGVIANMKMSIISTGTFFFNGRRVVVVRIDTEDPSPVEAVLKERGYKLVVPNDFKEAWA encoded by the coding sequence ATGTACGTCGGACTGAAAATGCTTCGCGACTTCGTAAAAACCACCCCCCAGACTCTGGTCAAGGACGCCCAGAAGCAGCTTGAGGAAAGCAAGCTCTGGATGGCATTGGTGGTGGACGAAGATGGCAAGCTGCTCGGCTACGTGCGCAAGGAAGACATCTCCGCCGCCATGCCCAGCATTGTGACCTCTCTGGAAAAACACGAGATCAATTATCTGATGAGTCAGCTCACCATCGAGCAGATTTATCGGACCGATATCAAGACCGTGGCACCGGAAACGGAAATCGAAGGTGCCGCCGACATGATGTACGAAATGAATCTTGCCGGACTGGCCGTGGTCGATGATGCAGGGAATCTCATCGGGTATATCAATCGGAATGTCATGCTTGACGTGCTCGCCGAAGAAATGGGCTACCGCGAAGGTGGAAGCCGATTGACCATCGAAGTCGAAGATCGGTCCGGTGTTCTCTACGAAGTCGCCGGTGTGATCGCAAACATGAAAATGTCCATTATCTCCACTGGCACATTCTTTTTTAACGGCAGGCGCGTTGTCGTTGTCAGAATCGATACCGAAGATCCCTCACCCGTCGAAGCCGTGCTCAAGGAACGAGGATACAAACTCGTCGTTCCCAACGACTTCAAGGAAGCTTGGGCATAA
- a CDS encoding TetR/AcrR family transcriptional regulator, with protein MTTQLTTRIPQQARSIEKRNRLMDAAMLEFEAQGFHGTNAKKIAAAAGVSIGTFYAYFPDKKAILLEIINHHLFEVDQSIFPLLAQKIQKGITGREIVQHIIRLGHESHSMSSNLLRVMLSMRYIDEDFQELATKEREDIIQKLSQFFTSINDHLRVTDMDAAAAIVANAFEETLHSVALDTPSIEQGRLYAALADMTSRYLFINPDELISFENQKKRMPPAAQEPFEKGS; from the coding sequence ATGACCACGCAGCTCACCACACGCATCCCCCAGCAGGCTCGAAGCATTGAAAAACGGAACCGTCTCATGGATGCCGCCATGCTCGAATTCGAAGCACAGGGATTTCATGGGACCAATGCCAAAAAAATCGCCGCAGCCGCAGGGGTATCCATCGGGACATTCTACGCGTATTTTCCCGACAAGAAAGCCATTCTGCTCGAAATCATCAATCACCACCTGTTTGAAGTGGATCAGTCCATTTTCCCGTTGTTGGCACAAAAAATCCAGAAAGGCATCACTGGCCGAGAAATAGTCCAGCACATCATTCGACTCGGGCATGAATCACACTCCATGTCATCCAACCTGCTCCGAGTGATGCTCTCCATGCGCTATATTGATGAGGATTTTCAAGAACTCGCAACCAAAGAACGCGAAGACATCATCCAAAAACTGAGTCAATTTTTCACGTCAATCAACGACCATTTACGCGTGACCGATATGGATGCCGCCGCCGCGATTGTCGCCAATGCCTTTGAGGAGACCCTTCATTCCGTGGCTCTCGACACGCCATCAATCGAGCAAGGCAGGTTGTACGCGGCACTGGCCGATATGACATCTCGCTACCTGTTCATCAATCCGGATGAGCTGATTTCCTTTGAGAATCAAAAAAAAAGAATGCCTCCGGCGGCTCAGGAACCTTTTGAAAAAGGTTCTTGA
- a CDS encoding class I SAM-dependent methyltransferase encodes MNSTDTSREIHVMSWRKQWTLNNPVRGMLQSPNKMFGHLVEPGMQVVDTGCGTGFFSLALARMVGRTGTVTAVDLQAEALEVLQDKARQAGLNHIIKTRHCEAHDIGDLPKADFALAAYMVHEVPDVTRYFERMAACVKQHCLMVVVEPKFHVSTADFQKEIDVAIKAGFELEALPAIFMSRAAVLTKN; translated from the coding sequence ATGAATTCAACTGACACCAGCCGAGAAATCCATGTCATGTCCTGGCGCAAGCAATGGACACTCAACAACCCTGTCCGCGGGATGTTGCAATCCCCCAACAAAATGTTCGGTCATTTGGTCGAACCAGGGATGCAGGTTGTGGACACGGGGTGCGGCACCGGATTCTTTTCTCTGGCCCTAGCGCGCATGGTGGGCCGAACCGGCACGGTCACAGCGGTCGATCTTCAAGCCGAGGCGTTGGAGGTTCTTCAAGATAAAGCACGACAGGCCGGGTTGAACCACATCATCAAGACACGGCATTGTGAAGCGCACGACATTGGCGATCTGCCCAAGGCGGACTTTGCACTTGCCGCGTATATGGTGCATGAAGTTCCTGATGTCACACGGTATTTCGAACGCATGGCGGCATGCGTCAAACAGCATTGTCTCATGGTGGTTGTGGAACCGAAATTCCATGTTTCCACAGCGGATTTCCAAAAAGAAATAGATGTGGCCATCAAGGCCGGATTCGAACTGGAAGCCCTCCCGGCCATATTCATGAGTCGAGCCGCCGTGCTCACCAAGAATTAA
- a CDS encoding cobyric acid synthase, translating to MEKQTVFAGIPDILDEQKYAHGGNTRRLAETLGCSPEDILDFSVNVNPLGPPPWLGQVVGQALQDVDAYPDPECHDLVMAASEKFKVWPSQVLAGNGASELLFGIAGMGQHRQAIIPTPTYVDYARACKAHHLSVVEVPMTDAFQVDFPAMGTLLTTPSIVYLCRPNNPTGTMFSPDDLREVAAMFPQSLFVVDSSFSDFLPEDADRLIRNRPSNVITVLSLTKFYAIPGIRLGLAFADPDVIVRLKQRLPTWSVNTVAQRVGIKCLHDVGYAAKTREQTALLRDALASGLRSVPGLKVLPGAANYLLCRVERVGQDAAMLSERLLADHRIAIRLCGNYTGLDNHWFRVAVRGQEENDRLVRAMQAVNGTARPPVVKRTKHTPALMLQGTSSNAGKSVLAAAFCRILLQDGFNVAPFKAQNMSLNSFVTDQGGEMGRAQVTQAMACRLKPDVRMNPVLLKPGSDVGSQVIVMGQPVGNMAVREYVEYKPRAWKAVKAAYDSLANEYDIMVLEGAGSPAEVNLKHHDIVNMAMARYADARVLLAGDIDRGGVFASMVGTMSLLTPMERSLVEGFLINRFRGDASLLEPAFGQMFEHTGKPVLGTIPYIHSLGLPEEDSVSFKEGLRPDGEKRPESECVDIVVVDLPRISNFNDIDPLFAEPDVRIRVVTDARDVGTPDAVILPGSKSTVPDMKALRGTGMAAVLRELVRGPHRTRIVGICGGFQMLGEIVDDPYGLESETTRVEGFGLLPIQTTLAPEKTLTRTHGVHSASGQKVHGYEIHHGQTKPLSDGLRVALRNNDGDPLGYGLADGRVFGTYLHGLFDADEFRRWFIDQLRMDKGLSPLEQVQTRFDLEDAIDNLASVVREAVDMDALYRSLGLGGGCSQASLFYRIGRLSTD from the coding sequence ATGGAAAAGCAAACGGTTTTTGCGGGAATTCCCGATATACTTGATGAACAGAAATACGCGCATGGTGGCAATACTCGGCGCCTTGCCGAAACTCTTGGATGTTCGCCCGAGGATATTCTTGATTTTTCGGTCAATGTGAACCCGCTTGGTCCGCCGCCGTGGTTGGGGCAGGTCGTGGGGCAGGCGTTGCAGGATGTGGATGCTTATCCCGACCCGGAGTGTCACGATTTGGTGATGGCCGCGTCGGAAAAGTTCAAAGTCTGGCCCTCGCAAGTTTTGGCTGGCAATGGCGCGTCCGAATTGTTGTTCGGTATCGCGGGTATGGGGCAGCACCGACAGGCCATCATCCCCACACCCACGTATGTGGACTATGCCCGGGCGTGCAAGGCGCATCATCTTTCGGTTGTCGAAGTGCCTATGACAGATGCGTTTCAGGTGGATTTTCCGGCCATGGGAACGCTGTTGACGACGCCGTCAATCGTGTACCTGTGCCGTCCGAACAATCCTACCGGAACCATGTTTTCTCCGGATGATCTGCGTGAAGTGGCGGCCATGTTCCCGCAATCGTTGTTTGTGGTGGATTCGTCCTTTAGCGATTTCCTGCCCGAGGATGCGGACAGACTCATTCGAAATCGGCCCTCGAATGTCATTACCGTCCTGTCCCTGACTAAATTTTACGCCATTCCGGGTATTCGGCTTGGCTTGGCCTTTGCCGATCCTGATGTGATCGTGCGGCTTAAACAGCGGTTGCCAACGTGGTCCGTGAATACCGTGGCCCAACGGGTGGGGATCAAATGCCTGCACGACGTTGGGTATGCTGCCAAGACCCGGGAACAGACCGCTCTGTTGCGGGACGCGCTCGCGTCCGGATTGCGGAGTGTGCCGGGGTTGAAGGTCCTGCCGGGGGCCGCAAATTATCTGTTGTGCCGTGTGGAACGCGTGGGACAGGACGCGGCCATGCTCAGTGAACGGCTTTTGGCAGATCACCGTATCGCCATCCGACTGTGTGGCAACTATACGGGTTTGGACAACCATTGGTTTCGGGTCGCGGTGCGCGGTCAGGAAGAGAATGATCGGCTTGTGCGGGCCATGCAGGCCGTGAATGGGACTGCGCGTCCTCCGGTCGTGAAACGGACCAAACACACACCGGCCCTGATGCTTCAGGGGACCAGCTCCAATGCGGGTAAATCCGTGTTGGCGGCGGCGTTCTGCCGAATCCTTCTGCAAGACGGGTTCAACGTGGCTCCGTTCAAGGCGCAAAACATGTCCTTGAATTCCTTTGTCACGGATCAGGGCGGAGAAATGGGCCGAGCTCAGGTCACGCAGGCCATGGCCTGTCGCCTGAAACCGGATGTGCGCATGAATCCCGTGTTGCTCAAGCCCGGTTCCGATGTGGGGTCGCAGGTCATTGTCATGGGCCAGCCCGTGGGCAACATGGCGGTGCGGGAGTACGTCGAATACAAGCCCCGTGCCTGGAAGGCGGTCAAGGCTGCGTATGATTCATTGGCCAACGAATATGACATCATGGTGCTGGAAGGTGCCGGTAGTCCCGCAGAAGTGAATTTGAAGCATCACGACATCGTGAACATGGCCATGGCGCGCTACGCGGATGCCCGTGTGCTGTTGGCTGGTGATATCGATCGGGGCGGCGTGTTCGCCTCTATGGTCGGGACCATGAGTTTGCTTACGCCCATGGAGCGGTCATTGGTCGAAGGATTTCTCATCAACCGATTCCGGGGTGACGCGAGTCTGCTCGAACCCGCGTTCGGTCAGATGTTCGAACACACGGGCAAGCCGGTGCTCGGCACCATCCCCTACATTCATTCTCTTGGTCTGCCGGAAGAGGATTCCGTGTCTTTCAAGGAAGGGTTGCGGCCTGATGGCGAGAAGCGTCCTGAATCAGAGTGCGTGGATATCGTGGTGGTGGACCTGCCTCGCATCTCGAATTTCAATGATATCGATCCACTCTTTGCCGAACCGGATGTGCGGATTCGGGTGGTGACCGACGCTCGAGACGTGGGCACGCCGGATGCCGTGATTCTCCCCGGATCGAAATCCACCGTGCCGGACATGAAGGCACTTCGGGGAACCGGCATGGCCGCCGTGCTGCGCGAGTTGGTTCGCGGCCCGCACAGGACGCGTATTGTGGGTATCTGTGGTGGTTTCCAGATGCTTGGCGAGATCGTGGACGACCCGTATGGTCTTGAATCCGAGACGACCCGTGTGGAAGGTTTTGGCCTGTTGCCGATCCAGACCACGCTTGCCCCGGAAAAGACCCTGACTCGGACACATGGTGTCCATTCCGCTTCTGGTCAGAAAGTGCATGGCTATGAGATCCATCATGGTCAGACCAAGCCGCTTTCTGACGGGCTTCGTGTGGCCCTCCGCAATAACGACGGTGACCCGTTGGGATATGGTTTGGCTGACGGTCGGGTTTTCGGCACGTATCTTCATGGCCTGTTCGATGCCGATGAATTCCGGCGTTGGTTCATTGACCAGTTGCGTATGGATAAGGGCTTGTCGCCGCTTGAACAGGTCCAGACCCGGTTTGATCTGGAAGATGCCATCGACAACCTGGCCAGTGTTGTTCGGGAAGCCGTGGACATGGACGCGCTCTATCGATCCCTTGGTCTGGGCGGGGGATGCTCTCAGGCGAGTTTGTTCTACCGAATCGGTAGGTTGTCCACAGATTAA
- a CDS encoding zinc ribbon domain-containing protein, translating to MPIYEYTCQDCGTNFEELVFSQDAAVPCPNCGSEKTEKQLSVCAIQTDGPSLNLDAVQDSGCGSGGG from the coding sequence ATGCCCATATATGAATATACCTGTCAGGACTGTGGCACGAATTTCGAAGAACTGGTCTTTTCTCAAGACGCCGCAGTTCCCTGTCCAAACTGTGGTTCTGAAAAAACAGAAAAACAACTCAGCGTTTGCGCGATTCAAACCGACGGCCCAAGCTTGAACCTCGATGCAGTACAGGATTCCGGCTGCGGTTCTGGAGGCGGCTGA
- a CDS encoding DUF4405 domain-containing protein has translation MVRKIVSLTGLLSFLVTLLTSVILYIVPEGRVAYWADWHLIGLTKHQWGDIHVTIGALFLVSMVVHIWLNWKPLMSAMKNRARELVVLTGPMFVSLLLTLFVLVGTLLGLPPMQQILDWSAEIKEEATVIYGNPPYGHAETSPLMKFCGFLGLDAHQAVKTLHAAGYDPTLNEYSVIKDIARSKGVSPQQVYDTIRQGQVVDPYASMPDLPPVGTGKFTIATVCATYGLDVHDVLAKLKAAGMDATPESSFKALAAKHGGSPKDIYLSIKGR, from the coding sequence ATGGTGAGGAAAATTGTTTCGCTGACCGGACTGCTGTCCTTTCTTGTCACGCTGTTGACCAGCGTGATTTTGTACATTGTGCCCGAGGGACGTGTTGCCTATTGGGCGGATTGGCACTTGATCGGTCTGACCAAACACCAATGGGGCGACATTCATGTGACCATCGGGGCACTTTTTCTGGTGTCCATGGTTGTGCATATCTGGCTCAATTGGAAACCGCTTATGAGTGCGATGAAAAATCGTGCGCGGGAGCTGGTTGTCCTGACCGGACCGATGTTCGTCAGCCTGCTCCTGACGCTGTTTGTTCTTGTTGGCACGTTGCTTGGCCTTCCGCCCATGCAGCAGATTCTCGACTGGTCAGCTGAAATAAAGGAAGAGGCCACCGTAATATATGGCAATCCTCCGTATGGTCATGCAGAAACGAGTCCGCTTATGAAATTTTGTGGATTCCTCGGCCTCGACGCGCATCAGGCCGTGAAAACGCTTCATGCCGCCGGATATGATCCCACATTGAATGAATATTCTGTCATCAAGGATATTGCTCGTTCAAAAGGTGTCAGTCCTCAACAAGTATATGATACCATTCGGCAGGGTCAGGTCGTGGATCCGTATGCCTCCATGCCGGATCTGCCTCCCGTGGGCACTGGGAAATTCACGATCGCGACCGTGTGCGCCACCTACGGGCTTGACGTTCACGATGTTTTGGCGAAATTGAAAGCGGCGGGCATGGATGCCACGCCTGAGAGTTCTTTCAAGGCTCTGGCTGCAAAGCACGGGGGATCGCCCAAGGACATTTATTTGAGTATCAAGGGTCGGTAA
- a CDS encoding periplasmic heavy metal sensor, protein MKKRNITITALAAVLVLSMAAVAMAGHGYGHGKRSGNGCAVYGMYNQLTPEKQAAVDTIVDKYQPKMTAMRDQIRAKHTTLQAMVNGGNADEQKITALTKDISSLRDQMRDTRDAMHAELEKETGIVAFNERGRGYAGDCYGQGRGAGHGYGGHGQGGHGYHQGQGNQVQ, encoded by the coding sequence ATGAAGAAAAGAAATATCACCATCACGGCTCTGGCCGCGGTTTTGGTTTTGAGCATGGCCGCAGTGGCCATGGCCGGGCACGGATATGGGCACGGCAAGCGGAGCGGGAACGGGTGTGCCGTTTATGGCATGTATAACCAGTTGACCCCGGAGAAGCAGGCGGCGGTCGATACGATCGTTGACAAATATCAGCCTAAGATGACGGCAATGCGCGACCAGATTCGAGCTAAGCACACGACGTTGCAGGCCATGGTCAATGGCGGCAACGCCGATGAGCAGAAGATCACTGCGCTGACCAAGGACATCAGTTCCCTGCGTGATCAGATGCGTGATACCCGTGACGCCATGCACGCGGAATTGGAAAAGGAAACAGGTATCGTCGCTTTTAACGAACGTGGTCGCGGGTATGCCGGAGACTGTTATGGTCAGGGGCGTGGAGCCGGACACGGTTATGGCGGTCATGGTCAGGGTGGTCATGGGTACCATCAGGGACAGGGCAACCAGGTTCAGTAG
- a CDS encoding pentapeptide repeat-containing protein, with product MKRSIGVWWAVCLLCATPVQALNLSENEQNAASIPQSLGADFKYVTVPCSKMETHRYKTMQCECADFPAVDADGRMYVYSNFKSTNFNNMYLWNFHGQFCDFTRATFVNAVFPGVLISGSTMQHCDFSGMDTSPMDALTQFRRTSLVGANFQDAVLRKVFFYRCDLTGVHWDHAEFSDQTCFQDCLLDVSARSSLRDAGVRLVNNQWIGSEESPKPAASLSDTFYDPVSYPRKGMVPKGP from the coding sequence ATGAAACGGAGTATCGGAGTGTGGTGGGCCGTGTGTCTTTTGTGTGCCACGCCTGTTCAGGCCTTGAATCTGTCTGAAAATGAGCAGAATGCGGCCAGTATACCGCAATCGCTTGGCGCGGATTTCAAGTATGTGACAGTACCATGTTCCAAAATGGAGACGCATCGCTATAAAACGATGCAGTGTGAATGTGCCGATTTCCCGGCTGTCGATGCCGATGGCCGGATGTATGTGTACAGCAATTTCAAATCAACCAACTTTAACAACATGTATTTGTGGAATTTCCACGGGCAGTTCTGTGATTTTACCAGAGCTACGTTTGTCAACGCCGTGTTTCCGGGGGTGCTTATTAGCGGCTCTACCATGCAGCACTGTGATTTTTCTGGCATGGATACGAGTCCGATGGACGCCTTGACCCAGTTCAGACGGACGTCTTTGGTCGGAGCGAATTTTCAGGATGCCGTCTTGCGAAAGGTCTTTTTTTATCGGTGCGATTTGACCGGCGTTCATTGGGATCATGCTGAGTTCAGCGATCAAACCTGTTTTCAGGATTGCCTGCTTGATGTCTCGGCCAGATCCTCTCTCCGTGATGCCGGGGTGCGATTGGTCAACAATCAGTGGATTGGGTCTGAAGAGTCTCCCAAGCCTGCCGCGTCATTATCAGACACCTTTTATGATCCCGTGTCATACCCTCGAAAGGGGATGGTCCCTAAAGGACCATAA